One genomic window of Glycine soja cultivar W05 chromosome 9, ASM419377v2, whole genome shotgun sequence includes the following:
- the LOC114425415 gene encoding uncharacterized protein LOC114425415: MEWRTCYLDMTLIPLGLLINIGYHVWLCYKVRTQASLTIFGIDADGRCSWVPAMIKDIEKNNIVAIQNIRNMIMGSIFMASTSILLCCGLGAMISSTYSVKKPLIDSIYGAHGEFVLALKYATLFTIFLFSFLFHSLSVRFLTQLSILICTPQDAIMTLVTPEYLTELLRKATFLNIVGNRILHTGLALLLWICGPVMAFLCSVAMLLVLHKLDFVARKEKIKVGITEESGTQPEI, translated from the exons ATGGAGTGGAGGACATGTTATCTGGATATGACACTGATACCTTTGGGGTTACTCATAAACATTGGCTACCATGTTTGGTTATGTTATAAGGTCAGGACACAGGCTTCCTTAACCATCTTCGGAATAGATGCCGATGGCCGGTGTTCGTGGGTTCCTGCCATGATCAAG GATATTGAAAAGAATAACATTGTAGCTATCCAAAATATTCGGAACATGATCATGGGATCAATCTTTATGGCCAGCACAAGCATCCTTCTCTGCTGTGGCCTTGGAGCAATGATAAGCAGCACCTACAGTGTGAAGAAGCCTCTCATTGACTCAATTTATGGAGCACACGGGGAATTTGTATTGGCACTAAAATATGCAACCCTCTTTACAATATTCTTATTCTCATTTCTCTTTCACTCTCTCTCAGTTAGGTTTCTCACCCAGTTAAGCATTCTCATTTGCACACCACAAGATGCCATCATGACCTTGGTTACCCCAGAGTATTTGACTGAGCTATTAAGAAAGGCCACTTTTTTGAATATTGTGGGAAACAGGATTTTACACACAGGACTTGCCCTTCTCCTTTGGATCTGTGGACCAGTGATGGCATTCTTGTGTTCAGttgccatgttgttggtgcttCATAAGCTGGACTTTGTGgctagaaaagaaaagataaaggtTGGAATTACCGAAGAAAGTGGCACACAGCCTGAGATTTGA
- the LOC114367611 gene encoding uncharacterized protein LOC114367611, whose protein sequence is MEWRNYYMDVIFVPFGLGIILAYHVWLWHKSRTQPFTTTFGIDADGRRLWIPAMMKDIDKKNIVAIQSLRNLIMGSTLMATTSMLICTGLGAVISSTYSVKNVINDTIFGAHSDFMVGLKYAIILAILLFSFLFHTFSIGFLNQVNILICTPQDVKSLVTLEYLTQLLDKAILLNTVGNRLFYSALPLLLWIFGPVLTFFSSMAMVLILYNLDFLAGNSNSKIEVFIPNGI, encoded by the exons ATGGAGTGGAGAAACTACTATATGGATGTGATATTTGTGCCATTTGGGTTAGGAATCATACTAGCATATCATGTGTGGCTATGGCACAAGAGCCGGACACAGCCCTTCACCACAACCTTTGGAATAGATGCTGATGGTCGCCGATTATGGATCCCTGCCATGATGAAG GACATTGACAAAAAGAACATCGTAGCAATTCAATCTCTTCGAAACCTAATCATGGGATCAACCCTTATGGCCACAACATCCATGCTCATCTGCACGGGCCTAGGAGCAGTTATAAGCAGCACTTACAGTGTTAAAAATGTAATCAACGACACAATTTTTGGAGCACACAGTGACTTTATGGTGGGACTGAAATATGCCATCATCCTTGCAATATTATTATTCTCGTTTCTATTTCACACTTTCTCTATAGGGTTTCTCAATCAAGTGAATATCCTTATTTGCACCCCACAAGATGTCAAGTCTTTAGTGACCTTGGAATATTTAACTCAACTTTTGGACAAGGCCATCTTATTGAACACGGTAGGGAACAGGCTTTTCTATTCGGCACTTCCCCTTTTACTTTGGATCTTTGGACCTGTGCTAACTTTCTTCTCTTCAATGGCAATGGTGCTTATATTATACAACCTCGATTTTCTGGCTGGGAATAGCAACAGCAAGATAGAGGTCTTTATCCCAAATGGCATTTGa